One Bufo gargarizans isolate SCDJY-AF-19 chromosome 4, ASM1485885v1, whole genome shotgun sequence DNA window includes the following coding sequences:
- the LOC122934707 gene encoding carboxypeptidase N subunit 2-like, with protein MGMAHHRFHSNGLRRHGGDFIRNKMHLILLLLALLETIDSTSTSCKNVYDCPKDYQEVFMKETIKEIPKSVSQKITEIFLVQTGISTIRKDAFKYMTHLGKIFFMNNKLSVIEVGAFDNLKNLTELEISGNADLHELKTGVFSNLSNLKKLVLKYNNISSLGQGIFDDLQNLEELYINLNKLSSFPPGIFNSLGKLRILHLAKNKLTQLPEDIFSKLPELKILRLYENELTELPQGLVHNNQELTEFNINSNQIKLWPKNILAKSKNLEKLFLEDNLLEELPDQMLFGLNKIRQLKINANKLKKLPDAITDGNVVTELDLSQNELTDIPVAAFTNFKSLRKLIISSNRVTMLNKEMFSGLGKLTELNFENNYLSSLLDDVFSFLPELKTLRLNNNKFNNIPLQPIESIPKLAIIHLKDNPWACDCNLQDFHKWINDNNAKVRDINQILCELPDNLKGQVIFSLKLDKLICLTTPVTTLKATTKAAIITTHLTTIHTTQQVTTVKSQTTLIPTTLKTVPPTTLPPTTTQKTTFMSTTDFIPTTQFTTELITSDYTTLKISTLKETTFLPTTTLVVTTPQITTNMPTTENTTPQSTTTVEITTPEETTLMQTTTIAVTTPQATTIMATTKLTTTQPTTTIMESTRNQATSTAYITHPETTSEASTTTFKTKTQTVSTLMSTPTPKTTTSTIASTPLELTSLFTTLKMTEVVSTEITSTSMPTTETSTKGATLPATVYFMHTTTEIITKDDDSTLLSSVASQIKDSSFGFGFRVHHCQILFVSYLTLLCIEICTTMFLVTFTYTLHKSIRSVKIPVRPVRLVYVYSKKEKT; from the exons ATGGGAATGGCACATCATCGCTTCCATTCCAATGGATTGAGGAGACACGGTGGGGATTTCATAAG AAATAAAATGCATTTGATTTTGCTCCTCTTGGCGTTACTTGAAACCATTGACTCTACTTCTACAAGCTGTAAAAATGTGTATGACTGTCCCAAAGATTACCAGGAAGTCTTTATGAAGGAAACCATCAAAGAAATCCCTAAATCCGTAAGCCAAAAAATAACTGAGATCTTTTTGGTGCAAACTGGAATTTCGACAATCCGAAAAGATGCATTTAAATACATGACTCACTTGGGAAAAATATTCTTTATGAATAATAAACTTAGCGTAATAGAAGTTGGTGCCTTTGATAATCTAAAGAACCTTACTGAACTTGAGATTTCTGGAAATGCAGATTTGCATGAACTTAAGACTGGAGTTTTCAGCAATCTTAGCAATCTGAAGAAGCTGGTTCTTAAATATAACAACATTAGTTCCTTGGGTCAAGGAATTTTTGATGACCTTCAGAATTTAGAAGAGCTCTACATAAACCTCAATAAGTTATCTTCTTTTCCTCCAGGGATATTCAATTCACTTGGAAAACTCAGAATTCTTCATctagcaaaaaataaattaactcagtTGCCTGAGGACATATTTAGTAAATTACCTGAGCTAAAAATCCTTCGTCTCTATGAAAATGAGCTCACTGAGCTTCCTCAAGGATTGGTGCACAATAACCAAGAACTGACTGAATTCAATATAAATTCGAACCAAATAAAACTATGGCCCAAAAACATTTTGGCTAAAtcaaaaaatcttgaaaaattgTTTTTAGAAGATAATCTATTAGAAGAACTTCCAGATCAAATGCTGTTTGGGCTTAATAAAATAAGGCAGCTGAAAATAAATGCAAATAAACTGAAGAAGCTTCCAGATGCGATAACTGATGGTAATGTTGTTACAGAACTTGATCTGAGCCAGAATGAACTAACTGATATTCCTGTTGCTGCATTTACTAATTTCAAGTCTTTGAGAAAGTTGATTATTTCTTCAAACCGGGTCACTATGCTAAATAAGGAAATGTTTTCTGGTCTTGGTAAATTAACAGAGCTTAATTTTGAAAATAATTATCTTAGCAGCTTGCTAGATGATGTGTTCTCATTCCTCCCAGAGTTAAAGACTCTAAGACTTAATAACAACAAGTTCAACAACATCCCTCTTCAACCAATTGAGTCAATCCCCAAGCTAGCTATTATACATTTAAAAGATAATCCTTGGGCTTGTGACTGTAACCTTCAGGATTTTCACAAGTGGATAAATGACAACAATGCAAAAGTAAGAGACATTAATCAAATATTGTGTGAATTGCCAGATAACCTCAAGGGGCAAGTCATCTTCTCCCTGAAGCTTGATAAATTAATTTGCTTGACAACACCAGTGACAACACTGAAAGCAACCACCAAGGCAGCCATCATCACAACTCATCTAACTACCATCCACACAACTCAGCAGGTCACTACTGTAAAGTCTCAAACAACTCTAATACCTACAACACTTAAAACAGTTCCTCCGACTACTCTTCCTCCAACTACAActcaaaaaactacttttatgtcAACTACTGACTTTATACCAACCACACAATTTACAACAGAGCTTATAACTTCAGACTATACTACTTTAAAGATTTCAACGCTTAAAGAAACAACATTTTTGCCAACAACCACCTTAGTAGTCACAACTCCACAAATAACAACTAATATGCCAACCACAGAAAATACAACCCCACAATCTACTACAACTGTAGAGATTACAACACCAGAGGAAACAACCTTAATGCAAACCACAACCATAGCAGTCACAACTCCACAAGCTACAACAATCATGGCAACCACAAAACTTACAACCACCCAACCAACAACTACAATCATGGAATCTACAAGAAATCAAGCCACATCAACTGCCTATATTACACATCCTGAAACAACTTCTGAAGCATCTACAACAACTTTCAAGACCAAAACACAGACTGTCAGCACCCTTATGTCAACTCCAACACCAAAAACAACTACATCTACAATTGCAAGCACTCCATTGGAACTAACAAGTTTATTTACTACACTGAAGATGACAGAAGTTGTCTCTACTGAAATAACATCTACATCTATGCCAACAACAGAGACTTCTACAAAAGGAGCCACGTTACCTGCGACAGTGTATTTTATGCATACAaccacagagattattactaaaGATGACGACTCCACACTACTTTCATCAGTTGCATCACAGATAAAAGATAGCAGTTTTGGCTTTGGATTTAGAGTTCATCACTGTCAGATTTTATTTGTCTCCTACCTAACATTACTGTGTATCGAAATCTGTACTACAATGTTTTTAGTAACATTTACTTACACGCTACACAAATCTATACGTAGTGTAAAGATACCAGTACGTCCTGTAAGACTGGTTTATGTGTATAGTAAAAAGGAGAAGACATAG